In Paenibacillus sp. BIC5C1, a genomic segment contains:
- a CDS encoding carbohydrate ABC transporter permease, producing MSTAVKESRSDKVFLWCNYIYLTIALVIVLYPLLYIISASISDPKFVSSGEMWLLPKGITFEGYARVFENTNIWIGYKNTIIYTVLGTLVNLMVTLPAAYALSRSDFVGRGFFMAMFMVTMFFSGGLVPSYLLVKDLGMVNSIWALILPGAASIWNIIVCRTFFQSTIPKELQEAAHIDGCTNTRLFIRIVLPLSMPIIAVMALFYGVGHWNSYFSAMIYLNDSSKYPLQLFLRQILVLQEMAAQGGGAIDTSSATAMNSKAEIAALVKYAVIIVSTLPVIAIYPFLQRYFVQGVMIGSVKG from the coding sequence ATGTCAACCGCGGTTAAGGAAAGCAGAAGCGATAAAGTGTTCTTATGGTGCAACTACATCTATCTGACGATAGCGCTCGTCATTGTGCTTTACCCGCTGTTATACATCATTAGCGCCTCAATCAGTGATCCCAAATTTGTAAGCTCCGGTGAGATGTGGCTACTTCCAAAAGGGATTACGTTTGAAGGGTACGCCCGCGTATTTGAAAACACCAACATCTGGATCGGGTACAAAAATACGATCATTTATACCGTCTTAGGTACACTCGTCAACCTGATGGTCACTCTTCCGGCAGCCTATGCGCTTAGCCGTTCTGATTTTGTTGGACGTGGATTCTTCATGGCAATGTTTATGGTAACGATGTTTTTCAGCGGAGGACTTGTCCCAAGCTACTTGCTGGTTAAGGATCTTGGGATGGTGAACAGCATTTGGGCGCTTATTCTGCCAGGAGCTGCATCCATCTGGAATATTATCGTATGCCGTACGTTTTTTCAATCAACCATTCCCAAGGAGCTGCAGGAAGCGGCCCATATTGACGGGTGTACCAACACCCGGTTGTTTATCCGAATTGTGCTTCCGCTCTCCATGCCGATCATTGCCGTGATGGCGCTCTTCTACGGCGTCGGACACTGGAACAGCTATTTCAGTGCCATGATTTATTTAAATGATTCCTCGAAGTATCCACTGCAGCTCTTTCTGCGCCAAATCCTGGTACTTCAGGAGATGGCAGCACAGGGCGGGGGAGCTATCGATACCTCTTCAGCAACGGCGATGAATTCCAAAGCGGAAATTGCTGCGCTGGTCAAATATGCCGTCATTATTGTTTCAACTTTACCTGTAATTGCGATTTATCCATTTCTTCAGCGTTATTTTGTGCAGGGTGTTATGATCGGTTCCGTTAAGGGATGA
- a CDS encoding extracellular solute-binding protein, with protein MKKLRKASSIVLCLTLSAALLAACGSNEDGGSATSNVEGVKKEGFPIVDKPLTLKVMSQDAGVADWNTMPVLQEMEKLSGIKLEYQLSPIDSFETKKNLVFASGDLPDMFYAADLKPAEQVTYGTQGILIPLEKYIDEGYAPNIKKILDENPDVRKSFTTPDGHMYALPFIDTAAVWYRGPMWYNGEFLKALNVEEPKTTEELYTYLKRVKEEDPNGNGQQDEIPLTSVKLDDLRMYFFGFWGMYNEGIYADKDGKVHYPYQEEGYKGYLTFMNRLWKEDLLDHETFSQTGDQKKAKGESNKLALFNDYHPYFTLGGEPSTKHPLMTPVKSEIADSPVYGKHPGISARGTFAITSSNPSPEATMRWIDYMYSYDGATLFNQGPEGLLWKFKDKENLVKEWLPVPGGGDREEYRGKITPNYGILTPGINDPDIAKGLRTEFDEWLDQQNQEKLVPIGKSPFPNVYLTNEEQSEATALLSDLDTYVKQMEAKFVTGQEPLENWDKYIAQIKKMGSDRIVELYQGAYDRWNTGQ; from the coding sequence ATGAAAAAGCTTCGCAAGGCTTCATCCATTGTACTCTGCCTCACCCTATCCGCAGCATTACTTGCAGCTTGTGGTTCCAATGAAGATGGAGGTTCTGCGACTTCAAATGTCGAAGGGGTCAAAAAAGAAGGATTCCCGATTGTGGACAAACCACTTACGTTAAAGGTCATGTCCCAGGATGCGGGCGTAGCCGACTGGAACACGATGCCAGTCCTGCAAGAGATGGAGAAATTGTCAGGCATCAAGCTGGAGTACCAGCTTTCACCGATCGACAGCTTTGAAACAAAGAAGAACCTGGTATTCGCGAGCGGCGATTTACCGGATATGTTCTATGCTGCGGATCTCAAGCCAGCTGAGCAGGTTACTTATGGGACTCAAGGCATTCTGATCCCGCTGGAAAAATACATTGATGAGGGCTATGCCCCGAACATTAAGAAGATTCTCGACGAAAACCCGGATGTTCGCAAATCATTTACAACGCCTGACGGACATATGTATGCACTGCCATTCATCGATACGGCTGCCGTGTGGTACAGAGGCCCGATGTGGTATAACGGGGAATTCCTAAAAGCGCTTAATGTAGAGGAACCTAAGACTACGGAAGAATTATATACGTACCTGAAGCGTGTTAAGGAAGAAGACCCTAACGGCAACGGACAACAAGATGAAATTCCGCTTACTTCTGTAAAACTGGATGATCTTCGGATGTATTTCTTCGGATTCTGGGGAATGTACAACGAAGGAATCTACGCGGATAAGGACGGAAAAGTTCACTATCCTTATCAAGAAGAAGGCTACAAAGGTTATCTGACGTTCATGAACCGCTTGTGGAAAGAAGATTTGCTGGATCATGAGACCTTCTCTCAAACAGGCGATCAGAAAAAAGCAAAAGGCGAAAGCAACAAGCTTGCGCTGTTCAATGACTACCATCCATACTTCACACTCGGCGGCGAGCCTAGCACGAAGCATCCGCTAATGACACCGGTGAAGAGTGAGATCGCAGACTCACCTGTATACGGTAAACACCCAGGCATATCGGCACGTGGTACCTTTGCTATTACTAGCAGCAACCCGTCCCCTGAGGCAACTATGCGTTGGATTGACTATATGTACAGCTATGATGGAGCGACCCTGTTCAATCAAGGTCCTGAAGGTCTGCTGTGGAAATTCAAAGACAAGGAAAATCTCGTAAAAGAGTGGCTGCCTGTTCCTGGTGGCGGGGATCGTGAGGAATATCGCGGTAAAATCACACCGAACTATGGCATTTTGACACCCGGCATTAATGATCCGGATATCGCAAAAGGTCTTCGCACCGAATTTGATGAATGGCTTGACCAGCAGAATCAAGAGAAGTTGGTGCCTATCGGAAAATCACCGTTCCCTAACGTTTATTTAACAAATGAAGAGCAAAGCGAAGCGACCGCTTTATTATCTGATCTGGATACGTACGTCAAGCAGATGGAAGCGAAGTTCGTAACAGGCCAAGAGCCGCTTGAGAATTGGGATAAGTATATTGCACAGATCAAAAAAATGGGCAGCGACCGTATCGTTGAACTGTATCAAGGGGCGTACGATCGCTGGAACACAGGCCAATAA
- a CDS encoding alpha-L-fucosidase produces MQKWFEEAKLGIFIHYGIYAVDGVSESWSFYNGRISYEEYMKQLDGFTASKFNAEKWADLIEKSGARYAVLTTKHHDGVALWDTQYSDLNVVKQTPANRDLVREYAEAIREKGIHLGMYFSLIDWSHPDYPSVFEGGKVPEDLSSVNRHSSPVDGVEDQEKWKKFLEFNNHQLREIMTNYGKVDLLWFDGDWERSAEQWNLPEFKHYLQSFNPDVIINSRLQGYGDYKTPEQGIPITRPEGPWEFCTTINTSWGYVPTDHKYKSLNQIIRMFCDCISMGGNMLLDIGPREDGTIDKRQEDILLGLGAWIRTHEEAVFGTGEGIMPRYYLGGSTVSEDRKALYLFVYDDPKENVCIKGLCNKIKKITVLHSGKELNHEIHGGVPWFNIPGTTWIQMTPEDTHEQVTVLKLEFDEELEMYGGSGAVVTHN; encoded by the coding sequence ATGCAGAAATGGTTTGAAGAGGCCAAGCTGGGAATATTCATCCACTATGGCATCTATGCTGTGGACGGGGTTTCGGAATCGTGGTCCTTCTATAATGGAAGGATCTCCTACGAAGAGTACATGAAGCAGCTGGACGGCTTTACGGCATCGAAGTTTAATGCAGAGAAATGGGCGGACTTGATTGAGAAATCCGGAGCCCGATATGCTGTGCTGACAACGAAGCATCATGATGGCGTTGCTCTATGGGATACGCAGTATAGTGACCTGAATGTCGTTAAGCAGACACCAGCCAATCGGGATCTCGTGAGGGAATATGCGGAAGCAATTCGGGAGAAGGGCATACATCTGGGGATGTACTTTTCGCTGATTGATTGGTCGCACCCGGATTATCCTAGCGTGTTTGAAGGTGGGAAAGTACCCGAGGATCTCAGTAGTGTCAATCGGCATTCAAGCCCTGTGGATGGTGTTGAGGATCAGGAGAAGTGGAAGAAATTCCTTGAGTTCAATAACCACCAGCTTCGGGAGATCATGACGAATTATGGTAAGGTGGACCTGCTGTGGTTCGATGGGGACTGGGAGCGAAGTGCCGAGCAGTGGAATCTGCCGGAGTTCAAGCATTACCTGCAATCGTTTAACCCGGATGTCATCATCAACTCCCGCCTTCAAGGTTATGGGGATTATAAAACGCCAGAGCAAGGCATTCCGATTACCAGACCGGAGGGACCATGGGAGTTCTGCACCACGATCAACACATCATGGGGCTATGTGCCAACAGACCATAAATACAAATCGTTAAATCAGATCATTCGGATGTTCTGTGACTGTATTTCGATGGGGGGCAACATGCTGCTGGATATCGGTCCACGCGAAGATGGCACCATTGATAAGAGGCAGGAGGATATTCTGCTTGGGCTGGGAGCATGGATCCGAACCCATGAAGAGGCCGTTTTTGGAACGGGTGAAGGTATTATGCCTCGCTATTATCTGGGGGGGAGCACCGTATCCGAGGACAGAAAGGCATTGTATCTGTTTGTTTATGACGATCCAAAAGAGAATGTATGCATCAAGGGACTATGCAATAAGATCAAGAAGATTACTGTGCTGCATTCGGGCAAAGAACTTAACCATGAGATTCATGGGGGCGTGCCTTGGTTCAATATCCCGGGGACAACGTGGATCCAAATGACCCCTGAGGACACACATGAGCAGGTGACGGTTCTTAAGCTCGAATTCGACGAGGAACTGGAAATGTACGGCGGTTCAGGAGCCGTTGTTACTCATAACTAA
- a CDS encoding carbohydrate-binding family 9-like protein → MNQSGVPEPKIEYAPKHYICKRAQEPLMLDGRVDKAFWDAADWTDDFVDIEGDLRPKPGKQTRVKMLWDDDYFYFAAELIEDQIWATLTERDSVIFYDNDFEIFIDPDGDTHQYYEFEINALNTVWDLLLVKPYRDGGPPVNGWDISGLKTAVHIDGELNTPDADNRKWSVEVAIPWTSLKECAEGNRPPVPGEFWRVNFSRVEWQTEVKDGEYRKVLNPDTGKPYPEDNWVWSPMGIINMHYPELWGYVVFSDDGTDRSFELPEDERIKWELRRLYYRERKYFEAHGEFTQDVKLLMGEETLICQPVIETTRSLFQISTPSFDGTTLICIREDGKLWKE, encoded by the coding sequence ATGAACCAAAGTGGAGTACCTGAGCCGAAGATTGAGTATGCTCCCAAACATTATATATGCAAGCGTGCGCAGGAACCGCTGATGCTGGACGGCCGCGTAGATAAGGCATTCTGGGATGCAGCTGATTGGACGGATGATTTCGTTGATATCGAAGGGGATCTTCGTCCGAAACCCGGAAAACAGACTCGGGTAAAAATGCTGTGGGACGACGACTATTTCTACTTTGCTGCCGAACTGATTGAAGATCAGATATGGGCTACGTTGACCGAGCGGGATTCTGTTATTTTCTATGACAATGATTTTGAGATTTTTATCGACCCCGACGGGGATACCCACCAATATTATGAGTTCGAGATCAATGCGCTCAATACGGTATGGGACCTGTTATTGGTGAAGCCATATCGGGATGGTGGGCCTCCGGTCAACGGTTGGGATATCAGCGGTCTTAAGACAGCTGTACATATCGATGGGGAGCTGAACACACCTGACGCCGATAACCGAAAATGGAGCGTTGAGGTGGCAATTCCCTGGACCAGCCTGAAGGAATGTGCCGAAGGCAATCGTCCGCCTGTACCGGGCGAGTTCTGGCGTGTCAACTTCTCGCGGGTGGAATGGCAGACTGAAGTGAAGGATGGGGAGTACCGCAAAGTGCTGAATCCGGATACAGGCAAACCTTATCCGGAGGACAACTGGGTCTGGTCGCCCATGGGTATTATTAACATGCATTATCCGGAGCTATGGGGATATGTCGTATTTTCGGATGACGGAACGGATCGGTCCTTTGAGCTGCCGGAAGACGAACGAATCAAATGGGAGCTTCGCAGACTCTATTACCGTGAACGCAAATATTTTGAAGCCCATGGTGAATTTACACAGGATGTGAAGTTACTCATGGGTGAAGAAACATTAATTTGTCAGCCTGTAATTGAAACGACCCGTAGCCTATTCCAGATTAGTACGCCTTCCTTTGACGGCACTACCTTAATCTGCATTCGGGAAGACGGAAAGCTGTGGAAGGAGTGA
- a CDS encoding transglutaminase domain-containing protein, whose protein sequence is MTSQTLVFSMDAQSLERIEQKFQEKLNFADARKDELFHVFQQPLTEEEAWALKYVYAYMPVNDLADYDGELFLSHVRRALDIRKRVPWGGRVPDHLFLHFVLPYRINTENIEDFRGIIFDELADRTAKLSMADAILETNYWCHEKATYIGSDLRTISPLTMIRNARGRCGEESTLAVAALRSIGIPARQVYTPRWAHCDSNHAWVEAWADGQWYYIGACEPEAGLNQGWFSPPARRAMLINTRIFADYPGPEDITLSEKGYTEINLLENYAPAHTIRVKVTNEQGAPVPEASVRFELYNSAEFYPIAEIKTDAQGDASFKTGHGDLLIRAVSGGKWGEILFKAQDSDHVEIVLDSSEQPSGIVDFDMVPPPEGEGEVVASLPEEKIQAHNRRLEEGTKIRSGYEDTFLSEEDAFALAHTTGLPPERVRDILQKARGNSREIAAFLEERSGEFGEWPLQLLESMNEKDLIDTFRLTLDDHLIGALSQRGQWAEETFVKYILCPRVSYEMVVPYRSVFQNAYSEEEAAAFREDPSMLACNLEQDYSYYEDLPNLKGKGNPVGTYSLMKGDPPSLDILFVAVCRSLGIPARLHPSEQKPQYLSEQGWEDAVFGRTSSRNEDSSSWGMLHLLKDSEAQGDAPAASYAENFTLARLEDGVYKTLIYQDGYSDVYSDPFEVEPGAYRLTTGIRLKDGTVRVRFIYCTVRAGDTAEVVLTYRETEVDIPVLGKLTTGSVLTHLDGSEVQLEELLGSEGAIAAWIEPEREPTKHLIRELCELAEPLNKLGVPIVLLIGDTEWNASFDPVNYPKLPLRTIFVRDSSYASLSSFISKPAAQEAGYPHLFVLDNQDQIRYSASGYKIGTGKEALQIAAAISQSWNGSE, encoded by the coding sequence ATGACAAGCCAAACCTTGGTGTTTTCGATGGATGCACAGTCCTTGGAGCGGATCGAGCAGAAGTTCCAGGAGAAGTTAAACTTTGCGGATGCCCGTAAAGATGAACTGTTCCATGTGTTTCAGCAGCCTTTAACTGAAGAAGAGGCATGGGCCTTGAAATATGTTTATGCCTACATGCCGGTGAACGACCTGGCTGATTATGATGGGGAATTGTTCCTCAGTCATGTGCGTCGGGCACTGGACATTCGCAAGCGTGTGCCTTGGGGGGGACGTGTACCAGATCATCTGTTTCTGCATTTTGTACTCCCCTATCGAATCAATACAGAGAATATTGAAGATTTCCGTGGCATTATCTTTGACGAGTTGGCTGACCGGACAGCGAAGTTATCCATGGCGGATGCCATTCTGGAGACCAATTACTGGTGTCATGAGAAAGCGACTTATATTGGCAGCGATCTGCGCACGATATCGCCGCTGACGATGATTCGAAATGCCCGCGGCCGTTGTGGAGAAGAATCCACGCTGGCGGTAGCCGCTCTTCGTAGCATCGGCATACCTGCCCGTCAGGTCTACACACCACGCTGGGCTCACTGTGACAGCAATCATGCTTGGGTAGAAGCCTGGGCGGACGGCCAGTGGTATTACATTGGGGCATGTGAGCCGGAAGCCGGATTGAATCAAGGGTGGTTCAGTCCACCAGCCCGTAGGGCCATGCTGATCAATACGAGAATATTCGCCGACTATCCGGGACCGGAGGATATAACACTTTCCGAGAAGGGATATACGGAGATCAATTTACTGGAGAACTACGCGCCAGCGCATACCATCCGCGTGAAGGTAACAAATGAGCAGGGCGCGCCTGTGCCTGAAGCGAGTGTCCGATTTGAGCTATACAATAGTGCTGAATTTTATCCCATCGCCGAAATCAAGACTGATGCACAGGGAGATGCTTCCTTTAAGACGGGTCATGGCGACCTATTAATTCGTGCGGTTAGTGGTGGCAAGTGGGGTGAAATTCTATTCAAAGCTCAGGATAGCGATCATGTTGAGATCGTGTTGGATTCATCAGAGCAGCCATCAGGGATCGTGGATTTTGATATGGTTCCTCCTCCAGAAGGGGAGGGAGAAGTAGTGGCTTCGTTACCGGAAGAGAAGATCCAGGCTCACAACCGCCGCCTGGAGGAAGGTACGAAGATTCGGAGTGGATATGAGGATACATTCCTGAGTGAGGAAGATGCATTTGCATTGGCTCATACAACTGGACTGCCTCCGGAGCGCGTACGGGATATTCTACAGAAGGCACGGGGCAACAGCCGCGAAATCGCTGCTTTCCTAGAGGAACGTTCCGGTGAATTTGGTGAGTGGCCACTACAGTTGCTGGAGTCGATGAACGAAAAAGACTTGATCGATACTTTTCGGCTGACATTGGACGATCATCTTATTGGTGCACTTTCACAGCGTGGACAATGGGCAGAGGAGACATTTGTGAAGTACATTCTGTGCCCACGGGTCTCCTATGAAATGGTGGTGCCTTATCGATCTGTATTCCAGAATGCTTATTCCGAGGAAGAAGCAGCGGCGTTCAGGGAAGATCCTTCGATGCTTGCGTGCAATCTGGAACAGGACTATTCGTATTATGAGGATCTCCCTAACCTGAAAGGTAAGGGGAACCCTGTAGGTACTTATAGTCTGATGAAGGGAGACCCACCTTCGCTGGATATTCTGTTTGTCGCCGTGTGCCGCAGTTTGGGTATTCCGGCCCGATTGCATCCGAGCGAGCAGAAACCGCAGTATCTGAGTGAACAAGGTTGGGAGGATGCAGTGTTCGGTCGTACCTCTTCTCGAAATGAGGACAGCTCAAGCTGGGGAATGCTGCATCTCCTCAAGGACTCAGAAGCTCAGGGGGATGCACCGGCAGCATCCTATGCGGAGAATTTCACATTGGCACGTCTGGAAGATGGGGTGTACAAAACGCTGATTTATCAGGATGGTTATTCCGATGTCTATAGCGATCCATTTGAGGTTGAACCGGGGGCTTATCGTTTAACGACTGGCATCCGTTTGAAAGATGGAACGGTAAGAGTCCGCTTCATTTACTGCACTGTTCGCGCTGGAGACACCGCTGAAGTAGTCCTGACTTATCGCGAGACGGAGGTAGACATCCCGGTGCTGGGCAAACTAACAACCGGCAGTGTGCTGACTCATCTGGATGGTTCTGAAGTGCAACTGGAGGAACTTCTGGGATCAGAAGGAGCTATTGCTGCCTGGATTGAACCGGAGCGGGAACCGACCAAACATCTGATTCGTGAGCTGTGTGAACTCGCTGAGCCTCTTAATAAGCTGGGCGTGCCAATCGTGCTGCTGATCGGAGATACGGAATGGAACGCCTCCTTTGACCCTGTGAATTATCCGAAACTGCCGCTACGCACGATTTTTGTTCGTGATTCCAGCTATGCGTCCTTATCCAGTTTTATTTCGAAACCTGCCGCTCAGGAAGCGGGCTATCCGCATCTGTTCGTACTGGATAATCAGGATCAAATTCGATATTCGGCCTCCGGGTACAAGATTGGTACAGGCAAGGAAGCTCTGCAGATTGCTGCTGCGATATCTCAATCATGGAATGGATCGGAGTGA